Proteins encoded in a region of the Diospyros lotus cultivar Yz01 chromosome 9, ASM1463336v1, whole genome shotgun sequence genome:
- the LOC127810028 gene encoding uncharacterized protein LOC127810028, with protein sequence MDCRHKKGQSSGSNQRKPKPSYANMVEDDELVAVIIEVCMVDNAKGWWIDTGASRHICKDRSLFSTYEKMDGTEKVYMGNAAASTVEGKGKVLLKWTSGKILTLTDVWHVPEIRKNLMSGTLLNKNGFKLVFESDKFTLTKGGNAEVENQLEKKIKVLKSDRGGEYESSALSEFCESHGYASHNAAYRFLVTKSEIPDINVNTVLESIELEFFENIFHFNGDKPCASGSKRTHEASSSKGQDGQETDIEP encoded by the exons ATGGATTGCAGACACAAGAAGGGTCAAAGCTCTGGTAGCAACCAGCGCAAGCCTAAGCCTTCTTATGCCAATATGGTGGAAGATGATGAGCTCGTTGCAGTCATCATTGAAGTCTGCATGGTTGATAACGCCAAAGGCTGGTGGATCGATACGGGTGCTTCAAGGCACATTTGCAAGGATAGATCCTTGTTCTCAACTTATGAGAAGATGGATGGCACCGAAAAGGTGTACATGGGAAATGCCGCAGCCTCGACTGTGGAAGGCAAGGGCAAGGTACTGCTAAAGTGGACATCTGGGAAGATCCTGACCCTCACAGATGTCTGGCATGTGCCTGAGATTCGCAAGAATCTGATGTCTGGAACCCTGTTGAACAAAAATGGGTTTAAACTCGTTTTTGAATCTGATAAATTTACTCTTACCAAAGGGGGGAAT gcagaagttgaaaatcaactagaaaagaaaattaaggtgcTCAAATCAGATAGGGGTGGTGAGTATGAATCATCAGCTCTGTCTGAGTTTTGTGAATCTCATG GCTATGCCTCGCATAATGCTGCCTATAGGTTCCTGGTAACTAAGTCAGAAATTCCTGACATTAATGTCAATACTGTTCTGGAATCTATAGAATTGGAGTTCTTTGAGAACATCTTCCATTTTAACGGAGATAAACCATGTGCAAGTGGTTCCAAGAGAACTCATGAAGCAAGTTCTTCAAAAGGCCAAGATGGGCAGGAAACTGACATCGAGCCTTGA
- the LOC127810329 gene encoding uncharacterized protein LOC127810329: MASLSGIFQRPVIAAAAFAIASASADLRDNLPFPKSLDANPSSENPSSSISGSLQETKSSWVSEISVSKLAKLSYITRIKVPVPNIPYLTPSTNWNSLSSPAAFAPALVNSYQSAELVKCAKPTAYTHVVPTASSSSEVLYRWHLPEPNSIDMSGISDCSSVKTKTVVVLLGWLGAKQKHLNKYAEWYTSRGFHAITFTFPMAEILSYQVGGKAEEHVNSLVQHLADWLEEEYGENLVFHTFSNTGWLTYGVVLEKFQKQDPSLMERIKGCIVDSAPVAAPDPQVWASGFSAAFLKKNSIATKGSKDSNGQGVDSSLGAKNITEAKPAMTETALLLVLEKFFEVVLNLPTINRRLSDILGLLTSRQPSCPQLYFYSSADRVIPAGSVESFIQEQQRIGHEVRACNFVSTPHVDHFRNDPELYTSQLTLFLEDSVLACCTHSS; the protein is encoded by the exons ATGGCTTCCTTGTCTGGAATCTTTCAACGACCTGTCATTGCAGCTGCTGCTTTTGCCATAGCTTCTGCTTCTGCTGATCTTCGTGATAATTTGCCCTTTCCAAAATCATTAGATGCTAACCCCTCCTCAGAAAATCCCAGTTCTTCCATTTCGGGTTCACTGCAAGAAACAAAATCATCTTGGGTGTCCGAAATATCTGTTTCCAAGCTTGCTAAATTGTCGTATATAACCAGAATAAAAGTGCCTGTTCCTAACATACCATACCTGACTCCCAGCACTAACTGGAATTCTTTATCTTCTCCCGCTGCCTTTGCTCCTGCTCTTGTCAACTCTTATCAATCTGCAGAATTGGTAAAATGTGCAAAACCAACAGCATATACGCATGTTGTTCCCACAGCTTCCTCGTCGTCAGAAGTTCTTTACAGATGGCATCTACCAGAACCCAATTCCATTGATATGTCAGGGATTTCTGATTGTTCATCAGTGAAGACCAAGACAGTAGTGGTCTTACTTGGATGGTTAGGCGCAAAGCAGAAGCATCTCAACAAATATGCAGAATGGTATACATCGAGAGGATTTCACGCCATTACATTTACTTTCCCAATGGCTGAGATTCTCAGTTACCAAGTTGGTGGGAAAGCTGAAGAACATGTAAACTCTCTTGTTCAACATCTTGCTGATTGGCTGGAAGAGGAATATGGAGAAAATCTAGTTTTTCACACTTTCAGCAACACGGGATGGTTAAC ATACGGAGTTGTCTTGGAGAAGTTTCAGAAACAGGATCCTTCTCTAATGGAAAGAATTAAGGGCTGTATTGTGGATTCTGCTCCTGTCGCAGCTCCTGATCCACAG GTTTGGGCTTCAGGTTTCTCTGCAGCTTTCTTGAAAAAGAACAGCATTGCGACAAAAGGATCCAAGGACTCTAATGGACAAGGTGTGGATTCATCACTTGGCGCCAAAAATATTACAGAAGCTAAACCGGCAATGACTGAAACAGCTTTGCTACTAGTTCTCGAAAAGTTCTTTGAGGTGGTATTAAATCTTCCTACAATAAATAG GAGGCTCTCAGATATACTTGGTTTATTGACATCAAGACAGCCAAGTTGTCCACAGTTATATTTTTACAGCTCTGCAGATAGAGTCATTCCAGCAGGGTCTGTAGAGTCATTCATACAAGAGCAGCAGAGGATTGGGCATGAAGTCAGGGCTTGTAACTTTGTCTCCACGCCCCACGTTGATCATTTCAGAAACGACCCAGAACTGTATACTTCTCAGCTCACCCTATTTTTGGAGGATTCTGTGCTTGCCTGTTGCACACATTCTTCCTGA
- the LOC127810330 gene encoding FAD synthetase 2, chloroplastic, whose protein sequence is MMLSGSRISYHIRECNHHHHQIHLGLGLGFGLGFRTTLHLSSNFIPRPPSSSSTVAVSDNRSNSSSSSSRIDLGPRPQSTSGQASVLSDCFSQHEDDRTTLPEGLASVAGGMVALGKFDALHIGHRELAIQAAKFGVPFLLSFVGMAEVLGWEPRAPIVAKCDRKRVLSSWAPYCGNMIPTEHEVQFSKVRHLSPHQFVEKLSKEFGVRGVVAGENYRFGYKAAGDASELVRLCKECGMEAYIIKSVMDQNQDSKNIGSTDSKELGQVSSTRVRYALANGNVKYVSELLGRQHRLVLMVKDEKWSISSQNRVSARRSCLLNLAPKDGLYNNCHLITADDENVGRCRVKLDATGIHLELDDDIMGVCNRIVSQDFHCLGIDFGW, encoded by the exons ATGATGTTGAGTGGCTCACGTATATCGTATCACATACGAGAGTgtaaccaccaccaccaccaaatccatttagggttagggttaggatTTGGATTGGGATTCCGAACTACTCTTCACCTCTCTTCTAATTTCATTCCCAGACcgccctcctcctcctctaccGTTGCTGTTTCTGACAATAGatcaaattcttcttcttcttcttcacgcaTTGATCTAGGCCCTCGACCCCAGTCGACTTCCGGCCAAGCTTCTGTGCTCTCTGATTGTTTCAG CCAACATGAAGATGACCGTACAACTCTGCCTGAAGGATTGGCCTCTGTGGCAG GTGGGATGGTAGCTTTGGGAAAGTTTGATGCCTTGCACATTGGCCATCGAGAACTAGCAATCCAAGCAGCAAAGTTTGGAgttccatttcttttatcatttgTTGGAATGGCAGAAGTGCTTGGTTGGGAACCTAG GGCTCCCATAGTTGCCAAATGTGACCGGAAGCGGGTTCTTTCCTCCTGGGCTCCATACTGCGGTAACATGATACCTACAGAACACGAAGTTCAGTTTTCAAAAGTTCGGCACCTCTCCCCACATCAGTTTGTTGAGAAGTTATCAAAAGAATTTGGAGTGCGAGGAGTTGTGGCAG GTGAAAATTACCGGTTTGGATACAAAGCAGCAGGTGATGCATCAGAGCTGGTGAGGCTGTGCAAGGAGTGTGGCATGGAGGCATACATAATAAAGTCTGTCATGGACCAGAACCAGGACTCGAAGAACATAGGCTCTACCGACTCTAAGGAACTAGGGCAAGTCTCGTCTACACGCGTGAGGTATGCTCTGGCCAATGGAAACGTGAAGTATGTCTCAGAGCTGTTGGGTCGCCAACATCGTCTTGTATTGATGGTTAAAGATGAGAAATGGTCGATTAGCAGTCAAAATAGGGTGTCTGCTAGAAGATCTTGTCTGTTAAACCTTGCACCCAAGGACGGGCTATACAATAACTGTCATCTTATCACTGCCGATGATGAAAATGTAGGGAGATGCAGGGTAAAGCTGGATGCCACTGGTATACATTTGGAATTGGATGATGATATAATGGGTGTTTGTAATCGAATTGTTTCTCAAGACTTCCATTGCTTGGGAATTGACTTTGGTTGGTAA
- the LOC127810328 gene encoding F-box/LRR-repeat protein 4 — translation MGSSSSPEVCINDVLTDDELRAILAKLHADKEKELFGLVCKRWLHLQSTERRKLCARAGPHMLRKMAVRFTRLHELDLSQSVSRSFYPGVTDSDLSVIASSFSCLRVLDLQNCKSITDAGIAAIGCGLSSLQSLDVSYCRKLTDKGLSAVAEGCHDLRILHLAGCKFVTDALFQALSKNCHCLEELCLLGCTYVTDRGLIVLVEGCRNIKHLDISKCINVGDIGICNLSQACSSSLKTLKLLDCRKIGNESILSLAKFCKNLETLVVGGCQDISDESIKSLAAACSQSLKHLRMDWCLNVSDSSLSCILSECRNLVALDIGCCEEVTDSAFQGIGSNGFELRVKVLKVSSCPKITVAGIGLILQLCSSLEYLDVRSCPHITKALCDEAGLQFPQYCKVNFTGSLAEPDVLI, via the exons ATGGGATCCTCCTCGTCGCCGGAGGTCTGCATAAACGACGTCCTCACAGACGACGAGCTTCGAGCGATACTGGCGAAGCTGCACGCCGACAAGGAGAAGGAGCTCTTCGGCCTGGTCTGCAAGCGGTGGCTGCATTTGCAGAGCACCGAGAGGCGCAAGCTCTGCGCTCGCGCCGGCCCGCATATGCTCCGCAAGATGGCTGTTCGCTTCACGCGCCTCCACGAGCTTGATCTCTCTCAGTCCGTCTCCCGCTCCTTCTACCCCGGCGTCACCGACTCTGATCTCTCTGTCATTGCCTCTTCCTTCTCCTGCCTGCGTGTCCTCGACCTTCAAAATTGCAAAA GTATCACAGATGCTGGAATTGCAGCAATAGGATGTGGTCTTTCTTCTCTACAGTCCTTAGATGTATCTTATTGTAGAAAACTAACAGACAAGGGCTTGTCAGCTGTTGCTGAGGGCTGTCATGACCTGAGAATCTTGCATCTTGCGGGTTGCAAATTTGTCACAGATGCTTTATTCCAAGCTCTTTCCAAGAACTGCCATTGCCTAGAAGAGTTATGCTTACTGGGGTGCACCTACGTAACTGACCGTGGGCTCATTGTTCTTGTTGAAGGCTGTCGAAACATAAAGCACTTGGATATCAGTAAATGCATTAATGTTGGGGATATTGGGATATGCAATCTATCCCAAGCTTGTTCATCTTCTTTGAAGACACTTAAGTTGTTAGACTGCCGCAAAATTGGAAACGAGTCCATATTATCCTTGGCTAAATTCTGTAAAAATCTAGAAACTCTTGTAGTTGGCGGGTGCCAGGACATATCTGATGAATCTATAAAATCATTGGCTGCTGCTTGTAGTCAAAGTCTCAAACACCTTCGGATGGATTGGTGTTTAAATGTTTCTGACTCATCATTGAGCTGCATACTTTCTGAGTGCAGAAATCTAGTGGCTCTGGATATTGGCTGCTGTGAGGAGGTGACAGATTCTGCTTTTCAGGGAATTGGCAGTAATGGATTTGAGTTACGTGTAAAGGTTTTGAAAGTAAGTAGCTGTCCAAAGATTACAGTGGCTGGGATAGGCCTAATATTGCAGTTATGCAGCTCTTTAGAATACCTTGATGTGAGGTCATGCCCACATATCACAAAGGCGCTTTGTGATGAGGCTGGATTGCAGTTTCCTCAGTATTGCAAAGTAAACTTTACTGGGAGTTTAGCAGAGCCAGATGTGCTAATTTGA
- the LOC127810327 gene encoding GEM-like protein 4 — protein sequence MKNQQLLAHVLGLPLRSVVAHPSASERTPKMLLQDSAGYYHIPSSSSKGSIISKQNRIKKLGGKADNLANGIREHVRLGPKITETVKGKLSLGAKILRAGGVGKIFKRNFSVREGEKLLKASQCYLSTTAGPIAGLLFISTDKVAFCSERSIELRSPTGELIRMCYKVLIPLEKILRANESQNMKRPSKKYIEIVTVDNFDFWFMGFLNYGKTIKSLQQAISQAQ from the exons ATGAAGAACCAGCAGCTTCTGGCACATGTTCTGGGGCTTCCCCTCCGCTCAGTAGTAGCGCATCCATCGGCTTCAGAGAGAACCCCTAAAATGCTTCTTCAAGACTCTGCCGGATACTACCACATTCCCTCCTCCTCTTCCAAAGGATCTATCATATCGAAACAGA ATAGGATCAAAAAACTTGGAGGAAAAGCGGACAATCTTGCAAATGGCATCCGGGAACATG TGAGATTAGGTCCCAAAATCACTGAAACTGTCAAGGGCAAATTGAGCCTGGGGGCTAAAATTCTTCGAGCCGGTGGAGTGGGGAAGATCTTCAAACGCAACTTTAGTGTCAGAGAGGGGGAGAAGCTGCTGAAGGCTTCCCAATGCTATTTATCGACGACAGCTGGTCCTATTGCAGGCCTCCTCTTTATCTCAACTGACAAAGTCGCCTTCTGCAGCGAAAGATCCATAGAATTGCGTTCCCCAACAGGCGAGTTGATCAGAATGTGTTACAAG GTATTGATTCCATTGGAAAAGATATTGAGAGCCAATGAAAGCCAAAACATGAAGAGACCATCAAAGAAGTACATAGAAATTGTTACTGTGGATAACTTTGACTTCTGGTTCATGGGATTCCTGAATTACGGGAAAACCATCAAATCTCTTCAGCAGGCAATCTCCCAGGCTCAATGA